The DNA segment atgctggtcgcaaagccactatgttggttttctcatggcgcggttcaaattGTATTTCTCAGATAACACTCCACTAAAACACGGTTGTCATGGTTCTCGGATTTGTCAGAGTTTACTGTTTACTCCTTCTGTTTATAAACAACAACTTCCTGATTGACTAGGTCAATAAACGTGTTAGTTCCACCAAAACAAttgtactattttttttaataaagtacaGATTTCATCCAGAAAACTAGAACTGATGATCTTGTATTCAATTTGTCCCATGTATCGAGGCTCTAGCGGAGCGTCCACTTGAAGGACGATGTCTTGAGCAGTGCTTGCTTGGAAACATGCccatttttctgagaaaataaatatgtttatgaaCATAATTCAAAAACGCTGATAAATGAATTCTACATGAAGATGCCATTGTTTACTTTTGTAATTAAgagatatttgtttgttatgttgggattaacgtcacatcgacacaattataggtaatatggcaacttcgtagctttgatggtggaggaagaccccaggtgcccctccttccATCATTTCATCATGGACGGGCACCtgaatagaaccaccgaccttccgtatgcaagctggatggctttctcacatgaaaaattcaacgcatAAAGCGAGActggaacccacatcgatgaggagcaagtgatttgaagaagtcagcgaccttaaccacttggtcacagAGGTCCCTAATTTATATATATGCTGAATATGTCTGATAGTTGCTGTATTTAAACATGGATATTTTATTCAGCtgatcacagagaacatacaaaaaatgtacaaaatgtactaTGATTTTCAATGAAGAAGAATAAAAAATAAGATCTTACCATAATCGAATTTCCCAAGACATTGATTGGTCGCTTTATCTGTGATATTAAAAATGTCTCCTCCTACACTGTCCTTTATACAGATTGTTATTTCagtctaaaaaaagaaagaaaaaatcaacagaaaatcagCGAaggttataaataaataataggaCGATGAAGACCCAGTGTCGCACAAATGACTTACTTGTTACTTCTTCAACGTGATCTAGCTTTCAGGAAGACATCCATGGCAAATATCGGATAGAAAATGTGTAAACAAGGTCCAATTGACAGTTACCtagttgttgtattttttttttgctaagataacacagtttcgaacttgacctagagttcaTGAAAACAAGCATTCTGACAGTTTCGTCACACACCAGAAACAGAAGCAATTTTAGTACTCCTGCattattttttagtgttttttttcctCGTTTAACAcgcaaaatatgtaatatttaactATTGAGATACAAACTTTAcacaacaatatttttaaacaagagggccaagatggccctaggtcgctcacctaagcacaccataacagtgttaacatgtttgacatagtgatttcatggaaacaaatattctgaccaattttcattaagattggaccaaaaatgtagtctcttgaagtgtaaacaagtattttcttcaatttaacataatgacctagtttttaagccaaggtaacctacattcaaacttggcctagatttgatcaaggcaatcattctgactaaatttcatgaacctcaattgaaaaatacagcctctatcgcatacaaaacatttttctttgatttgtcctagcgacctagtttttgatcccagatgacccgtattcaaaattgaccttaatttcatcaaggctatcattctgaccaaatttcatgaagatcaattgaaaaatacagtccctatcgcatacacaagggttatttttatttgacctagtgacctagtttttaaccacagatgacccatattctaacttgacctagatttcattaaggcaatcattctgactaaattgtatgcatatccagtgtaaaatgcagcccctattgcgcacacaaggtttttctttaatttgaccgggtgacctagtttttgaccctagatgacctatattcaaattcaacctagatttcatccagacaaacattctgatcaaatttcatgaagatccggtgtaaaatgcagctcctattgcatacacaatgtttttctttcatttgaccttgtgtcctagtttttgactccagatgacccatatttgtaactggcctagattttatcaaggcaatcattctgaccaaatttcatgaagttcaattgaaaaatacagcatctattgcatacacaaggtttttctttgatttgacctagtgacctagtttttgaccccagataaatcattttcaaattcggcctagatttcattaaggttatccttctgaccaaatttcatgaagatcaattgaaaaataccgcctctatcgcatacacaaggtttttctttgatttgacctagtgacctagtttttgatcccagatgacccattttcgaacttgacctagatttcatcagggtaatcattctgataaaaattcatgaacctcaattgaaaaatacagcttctatcgcatacacaaggtttttctttgatttgaccaagtgacctagtttttgaccccagatcttctcctagattttattaaggtaatcattctgaccaaatatcatgaagatcagttgaaaaatacagcctctgtcgcatacacaaggtttttctttgatttgacctagtgacctagtttttgaccctagataacccattttcgaactcggcctagatttcatcaaagtaatcattctgacaaaaattcatgaagatcaactgaaaaatacagcctctatcgcatacataaggttttttttttatttgacctagtgacctagttttttaccccagatgacccattttcaaactcggactagatttcatcaaggtaatcattctgaccaaacttcatgaagatcagttgaaaaatacagcctctatcgcatacacaagctaaatgttgacggacgacagacgacagacgacagacaaacgacggacgccggacatcgagcgatcagaataactcacctgagcattgctcaggtgagctaaaaagagaaaaatataacagtggtggcagtgtctactgtaccgttaaggggaagtaacactttGGTGAAGTTAAGAATAATTAGTGACGGACGATGCACGGCGGATGCAGCAAATGGTGTATTGAGCACTTTGAGCTCATTTAAGCTATATACAAGTGTGTATGTTCAAAACAATATGCTAGTAATTAGTTTTCTAACAGGAGGAGGTAATCGTTAATGTTTATGAGAATTTTTCTGTCATACTAAGATAAAATGATAACTGCTGCGATCTCCATAGAATATAGAAAATTCTGATGTGATTTAGATACCCGGTATACTGAAAACTAAATAAAGATGTGATCAGAATAATATATTCTTCTGATATTTAATTTCGCGTAGATCTATTGGGAAAAACGGTAACTCTGATATTAAAACTGCCATCAAATATGCTGTTTTCTGATATTCTCAGGGATACAATGGGTTGTTTTATTCCCAATAAGAGATTAACCATTTCATGAACAGTAATttggtgttattttgtagaacattaacttgtctttcagatggagccaTGAGAAGTTACAGAAATTATCctgattaattgttttgaaacAGTATTTGATACCACCCCAACCTCAGAAATGGACCTAGAGTTTCTagtattcccgtggatttagacTTGACTCTGCAGAACAAACAACTTGTATAATTTAGCAATAAAGTGATATAATCTGTTgtaaatgcatgaagaaatatgacaattaatagCATAAAGAATAATTTATGGCAATTTTGCTAACTCCACCAGAAAAaaattaaggattttttttttgaaaattcagtaaaatgctGGTATTTTCATCAATTTGCGTTCAAATCATTTGAAATTTCTAGTGTGTGAGTTTTGTCCCATACCtctctagaaaataacaaacattgtaTCATCTGGCAAGTTTAaggcaaaacaacaacaacaacacgggAATATGAGAAACCCTAAGAATACGAGAAAGGAGGATAAATAAAGGGCGGTCAATTTACCCTGTGCTCATTTTCAAATTCAAGCATCGTGTGTCCCCTTGGATAGTCCCATCGGAATGTTCCATTTGTGCAGTTTGCTGGAACTTTCACAGTTGTTGTGAATGCGTCAGAATCTGGAATTCTTCAAAGTGATAGGTTGGAGTTATACATTTCCAAAAATACTGCACAAAGAGAGAAGTTATGGCACTTAGCATACCCAAGAAATTAAAGAATTTGTGCCCGAAAGATTTTACTCATGATTAATTTTCGTTCCGGGCAATGTCGTCACAGGTTGACCAACAGAACTACTGGCGTAACAAgtatgtatggtggctgatttccgCCAACTTcgtcttttcgctttgtcgcccgCGAAAAAGAAGCGAAAACGCGAGATTTTTGGTATTGGCGCGTTGTCGCATTTTCGTTTTGTCGCGGGCGCCAGAGCGAAAAGGCGAGATTGAGAGCACGTTAAGCGAAAAACCACAACGCGAAAATGCGAAACAGCGAGATTTTTAACGCGCCGTTGGCGGCGCGTTAAGAATCTCGTCTTTTCGCCTTGTTGCTTTGTCGCTcgggacaaagcgaaaaggcgacaacCAAAAGTCTCGCCTTTTCGCTTTTTCGCCTTCCTTTAGAGCATGCGCTAAATAAAGAATATCTCATAACAATGGTGTGCGCATTTTTTCTTTCGCTTAGCCGCCTTCCTGTAGCGCATGCgctgtataaaatatacattcagTCACATCTCATAGCACTATTAGTCTTCTTAAAGTATCACAGCTTAAGTTAACGAAACAGTGCCATATAATTTTCGTAATAATGACAACCTTGTGACTTCAGCACGCCGTACAGAAACAGTGTCAAAATCTGTATACCATCATCAGTTATGGAATGAATTAGAACATTCTGTTAGAGAATCACCCTCTTTAtacatatttaaagcaaaattgaaaGAAGTGTTTAAGCCTCCCATTGTACCAaagagaaaatgcagttttatgtaagaattaaatgtagcattcttaaccaccatgtttacaataatcacttACGAAATGACGCCTTTTGTGAATGCGGAAACGGAGAAGAAAATGCAGagcattatttctttatttgtaaaaaaaatctgaggAAAAACTTTGATTATTTCAATTAACAAGACAATTTCATCCcttaaacacaaatatattactctttggaaaagaagaacaaaaaaaagagaagaaaatagtaaaatatttttagcgGTGCAAGCTTTTATTCAACAATCAAATCGGTTTAAGTAGTATAATGAATTCAATAACCTtatatatctttctttttatttctatttgttaacttttatatacattttgttatgaatgaaattgtCTACGTATGTTCTTATTTGCTTGAACAatgtatataagtttatataagttttaaataagtTCTTATAAGTATCAATTCATATCAACTATGGGTTTCTTTTGGAACGGTCGGAATGAAGAGGCAGCTTTAAGACACAATATAGTAGTTCATTACAAAATGTATTCTTTGATATGCTTTTTTCTTTTgtgttattgtaatttttttctctCAGGTAACATGCTCACATTAAATCTGTTTAGCATAACATTCTTTCTATGGGAAGGACTGTATGCTGAAGTTGAAATAACTCGTTGCCCGACccttttgttgctgtttttttttgttatgtgttatgacaaagcgaaaaggcgagatttttcTTTTGGCGCgttgtcgccttttcgctttgtcccgGGCGACAAGGCGACAAAGCGAAATAGCGAGATTTTTTACGCGCCGTTTATAGCGCGTAAAAAATCTCGCTATTTCACCTTGTCgcgttgtgttgtttttttttttttttcgcttgtCGAGTTCTAAATCTCGTCTTTTCGCTCTGGCGcccgcgacaaagcgaaaagacgACAACGAGCCAAAACCAGAAATCTCGCCTTTTCGTCCGGGCGCCCGCGAAaaagcgaaaaggcgacaacGCGCCAATACCAAAAATCTCGCGTTTTTGCTTTTTTGcgggcgacaaagcgaaaaggcgaagttggcagaaatcagccaccataggtaTGTAATACCAAAACATACTATTCAGTATAATAACACCGTAACGTATCAGCAGAAAGTAGGccctattttcatttatttttatatcgTACTGTATTAAAACAAACCAGAATATAAATGTGTACAATGTTTATACTGAACCGAAGAAATCTGAGAGGGGATGGTTATATTTGTGTACTCACCCCATGAGGTTATTAGAAGGAAAAACGTCACACGGGTCATCGGAAAGAAACCCAGAAACAGAGAAAAAGCCGATGAGAAAACACAGTAATTTTAAAACAGTccacattttttaacttttacttcgtatTATACCTATGTATGCATACAAAATGTTGTGTCTATGTTGAAATACCAAAAGTTGATAACAAAGCTATAATCATGACCTTGATATTATCGTGCCAAAGTCCATAACCCATTATTGTAACCTATAATTGCAAGTAAACAAGGCGGGTTAGCAAACTGACGTGTCTGCCACGGGTTGCTTTGGTAGAGCTATTACATGCTGGTACCGATAATTGTCTAAGCGGGGCAACATATTTATGTGGTGTGGGCAGAGGGTTCTACCTTCTGAACTCTACTGGCAAAAGGGCTGCgaagacaatatatatatattcaactgtACAACAACAATGTATATGTCTTAACTATTTGTAGTAGCGATGGCGAATGCAATGTCAATAAAGTATAACATCACATATTATTAAAAAGAGCATATCATGGAAAACAATACCATTTATgatgaattctaacacgatcagcgaataacctacatagagagtgtagagcaaaatctatcttgggttattctgcaataaaccactcgcgtgcaatgacgtcatccgatccaagtgcgtagcacggtcgtaaaaagtagttactattttttctaacactgttgatactagtatgtcgtgttagaatcgaaaaaacAAGTTCCCaattgtgatttatcgtagaataaccctagtttttcgttcttaggCGAAAtgatatatcactcaggcctactgccttcgtgatatattcttacgtataagaactcaaaacacgggttattctacgatatcCCACTCTTAGGAACTTATTAGTTCTTAAATGAGAACGTTTCCTTTTACAACAGTTATATGATATAGATTACAAAGTAGACAATTAAAGCATCTTTTATGTTTAGGGCACAATCAATGACTAAAATATAAAACTAACCTGTAATGATgataaataatatatcatagatatatttttatttcaacaacaacaaatgtatATGTGTTTACTACTTTGTACTACTCCCGCTCGATAATTAAgtcaataaaataaacaaacgtgtttgtaaacatggacggatccaaacggtaATGGAAGAAGcattttgtagaaatattttgatgtcaaaatacaatacatatcgtagcccgaccaacctataaaccgggccagtttattttataagtacaacaacacggttgacccatttaaacgagtatatttacattattgtttgattgttatggttttCATGCATCGTTTAACTTAAAatggttgtcaatgatagaagttaaatgcatactgtaatgttatacaaaaatattttctgtatttaaacgttttaatgaagaaaaatcataattatcaaacatgttatcgtttgtgttatcgtgcgggatttatagtAGCGATGGCGAGTGCAACGAGCTATCGCCCCTGAATATAAGCGATCAAAATATAGAAGATAGGGCCAGGAGTTTGATTGACTGTACTTTGTAACACGCTGGTATTGGAGtaataattgaattatttccccttaataGTAACTATCCGTCTGTTATTTGAATTTAAACATGGTTTGGTTTCTGAATTGCCAGACATGTAAGCAGAAATTGTACGTAATCCATAACCGTCTTGGAGGCACcagtaacaattataaaacgAGTGAAAGATGTGCAGCTTTAGATTTTTGCAaagtgcaatatttcatcaagaATATGCTGTGTATGCTCAACCTCGCTTCATAAGCATATCTATGTTATAAACCGAAGATGAGGTACAAAGAACAAAACTcgttaacattgaaaaaataagaaatCAGATTACAGTTATGTATCACCATATTTTCCCCAGATCACATTTTTCAAACATCCTATTCGTCGCTGATGTGAATGGGGTCAAATTTTTAACACAACATAGTCAAACGTTTCACATTTTCTGTGAAATCTGTGATCGATGCAGGTTTAATGATGTGAAATGAAATCGCATTCTTCACAGTAAAATGGTTACGAGTGCATTTTACATGTGAATCGCAGTCTTTGGTATTTGTATATGTTGGTATATTTTTTCACGAACATTTATTGCTCGGATATGAATATTCTGTATTCAAATAAGATGTTTTGTTCACCCGCGCTTGCCGTGTATAAATTCGTTTCTACGGGTATTTTTGTAGAAGTAACTGAAAGTCTTTTAGTGTTATGCTTAAAATATAAATCTTCCGGTAGACAAATTTGGGTCATTCCAACATACATATAAAATTACTTTATGTGGCAATAAAATggttaatattttacttttatactcCGTTTTATCGACGGCGGTGGTGATAAGTTACTAGTCAGTCCAAGATAATACATTTGCGAAATGGCGTATTAATCATGATCAGCGAGTCACGATTTCATGGAAATagctgagaaaatgttgaatttccAGGTCTGTTTTTTCTAACTTCCTGTTCTGTTgtgttgataataaaaaaaaagttgacaatGTAGAGTGcggacgtgttttttttttttttttttttttttttttttttttttttttttttttttttttttgatgtggTAGAGATTTCTTGGATTTacctatattttaaaatgttaacatagtttattctatacctattttatctattttatctatccaatcgcaaacgtacaaaaatcctgtattttctgtatttggacgcacgcgcgtacaaaaaaaaaatcctgtattttctgtatttggacgattcaacagtcccatgttaaacatacgataaagcccgaaacgcgtgaaaatgttccgaatgtaaatcggatgaagtaggcgctctatgtacagagtctgattatgcgtcttgaaatctggatttaatttgagtttttttgtttacaacacacacaaaaacgattcaagggataacaatgctgtctgatttagatatcaaaacgttcgttaataatcaaaaacttaaaaaatacagtaaaaaggatcatcagatgttagaatatttgaaaagtcgcttaaagaagccgttctgggcgaaacctagaaattgggatcagccctgactgtctgaatagctacctcagcagtttttatttaacggttaagaaacagaATGAAGAAgcttatgaatggcaacggacgggcggtcagcatccaaaacatatttgctctataattcagttttcatcggatcttcaccaaacttgctgacaatgtttgtgggcattacatacaaaagtatatgtggcaacctccctacaacagccgtTTGGCGATTttggtggtaataatacttggatgagatattatgcccacaaacattgtcagcaagtttggtgaagatcggatgaaaactgttcgacttaaaagagcggacaaggctaaagtCCCCATTTTTCGAGAAATTCAAGGACTATATAATCAAAGAgcgcctggtacaatttggctggttatcgaaaatggccgagatgtaatgcccacaaacattgtcagcaagtttggtgaagatccgacgaaaactgaattatagagcagacatgttttggatgctgaccgcccgcccgctgccattcataatcttctccattttgtttcttaatttttgtgtcttatcgtatgtttaacatgggtctgttgaaccgtccaaatacagaaattACAGGATtctttgtacgcgcgtgcgtccaaatacagaaaatacaggattttgtaCGTACGTGCATCCAAatataccgtaatatattgtacggtcacgtgttgcaaatgaacgttcgcattggatagataaaataggtatagaataatatcGGATATTGTATCCGTTTCTTTTCGATTTCTGCGTACAAATGCCACTTAGTAAAGATATTTAACATGGGACTAAATTCGATGATGTCATTTCAGGTAGTTCAGATAAAACAAGAGACACTTCATTGACACAGTATGATTTACAactgatttaaacaattttcgtGATGATCGTCCCGATTTTTTCAATCGTCGCCTCAACAATGTGGcctttctgaaaaataaaagataaagtacTTCTGaaaatgttgggttttttttctaaaatataaagaagataatataatattgatcatattttcatatacaatgccaaagaagtataaaacacttttttatagctctttgatcatgcaaaataaaagaataaataacgtagtgtcttcttttttccgttccgtattttacattattgaaaaacagaattaaaccaagttgattactatatttgctgttgttgttttaccggtacttaaaacTGGTGTAAAAGAAATCACCCTTCCAactacgtttttacaggagatctctaatctataatccttgttttttatgatcggcacctcccgtgatacgataagcggagatagccgaaccgtAACCGTTGATAACgatctaaaaaatatccgatagtgatcgatatttagctagacggtcgaagggagacaacaaggtatagcgttgatctcaataaacaaggaaagataatagaatcgatttttgcccaattcttcagtatgtttATAGTTTCGTCAGTGTATTGCAACGGACAGCAGTAAGTTACGCCAACAGAATACTCAAAACATAAACATGGAACATTTACTTTTTGgtttacaatgaaatatttatagaaaataaacCACTGTTTTCTTCGAAAATTTAGGAATATTTTCCTGTTACAACGTATCTTTATATTATACCAATCAATAGATCAAAATCTGACAAAACGAGTCATGTCTGCCGTTTCACCCAATTATATGTGACAAATGCTCTACTTAATTAAGGCCATAAAGATATagctgttttttgttttgtttttgtttttttgttgttgttgttttttttttaagtcagcTAGGAGGAATTTATTCTTTTTAAGTCGCGACCGCAAAACACTTGAAGATTCAAAAAGACAATAAACCTCTAGAGATTCTGGTGGTTTTCTACAGTATCCTACACCTGGAGCGGAACCCGTCAAAATCACATCTCCTGGTTTCAGTGTAATAAATCTGTAAATGAAAAATTGAGAAAACGTTCAAAAATTAATTatatcacatatacaatatataagatATACATATTCCGTCAGGTAAGCTATCAGACTACACATCTGGTAGTCTTGATGTATAGTTCCTCTATctaagtataataataatttgcataggcgtaggagcagggaaTTGGGGATGCATGCAATGCATGCAATTTTGGGGGTGGGGGCCAGCATATGGTTTGGCCACCCAACTTTTTACtctaaaaactgtttttttttctcagaaaaaaaagtAGATAAAGAGAAAAAATACAATCTGAGATGTACTGATATGGGTTTGATTTGATGTCTATTGTCACTGAAGGAGAAGAACCGTTTTGTTTTTGGTTGTACGAAAATTTTCAGGGAAAATCTGGGTAGGTTTAGCTGGCCGGCCCCTATTGCTCCCCCGCCCCTAACTTTGAATTTGCTCCTACGCAACTGAATTGTAACAttgtacagtctaacctgtactaacggtcacctccgatcagcggtcacctccgttcagcggccattttatgacgcccccgacggatcttcctctattttataacttttttcagCGGTCACCTgacgtccgcggccagcggccaccgaaattgcctcccgaccgccgtatctGACCCCTTTCaacggccatttttcttccaaaactaATTATTcttaggcaataatcgccgaagatacccgatttttagTACTCATTTCTAGTCAAACATTTTGAAATCACAAAACGCACTACAAAGTTCTTGACCAGATACGGAGAAGTTTTATCATTATAGTTCATACATAATAGGAAACcgagcgtgaccttgacctttgagctggcgtgcgacacatcgtctcgTTATGAAGGGTTTTGTGctcattttatgtaattttgaaatccTAGCTTGCATAACCAAGCTATTTGCCGCACAAACTACTTTTTAACAATAGCTAAAGTCTAGTATTTACGGAAGAGCATTGGTGCCAGATGTATGTTAtgtattaactcgaaatttctaaGTCGTTTCGAGTTAATATCTCGGAATTTCGAGTcaataacttgaaatttcgagttattaagtcgaaatttcgagttgctatctcgaaatttcgagttactaactacaatagtttacgttggtgtatataggtcctggccaagattaggtacctggtgtatctatcgggtagccctacagggtcatatgattaagatgttcgggcagcgtttgctcataaaaatttgtcattatttaaaccatgtttaagtctggaaggtttccgacctagtttgagcccgtatggcaaggaaatataaaaataccgtacatgaacgtgtagtaatgagtctgaccaagattgggtacctgaATAGATCTaaattttgaggagaggtcatagaagatgaccgggaagtattca comes from the Mercenaria mercenaria strain notata chromosome 9, MADL_Memer_1, whole genome shotgun sequence genome and includes:
- the LOC123547851 gene encoding uncharacterized protein LOC123547851 — its product is MWTVLKLLCFLIGFFSVSGFLSDDPCDVFPSNNLMGIPDSDAFTTTVKVPANCTNGTFRWDYPRGHTMLEFENEHRTEITICIKDSVGGDIFNITDKATNQCLGKFDYEKWACFQASTAQDIVLQVDAPLEPRYMGQIEYKIISSSFLDEICTLLKKIVQLFWWN